One Bradyrhizobium sp. ISRA464 genomic window carries:
- a CDS encoding YMGG-like glycine zipper-containing protein, whose translation MNILKTAAIGIVALSTCLAGCAQTAQQQRTATGAALGAASGALIGQAIGRNAGSTLIGAGAGALLGAAVADSTNPPNPGGPQMCRYRDPYGRIYVAECDERYYSGRY comes from the coding sequence ATGAACATTCTGAAAACCGCTGCCATTGGCATCGTGGCTCTTAGCACCTGTCTGGCCGGCTGTGCACAAACAGCGCAGCAACAGCGCACCGCCACAGGTGCGGCCTTGGGCGCCGCCAGCGGCGCGCTGATCGGCCAGGCTATTGGTAGAAACGCCGGAAGCACCCTTATCGGCGCTGGTGCCGGCGCGCTGCTTGGGGCGGCCGTGGCCGACTCGACGAATCCGCCGAATCCGGGTGGGCCGCAAATGTGCAGGTACCGCGATCCCTATGGCAGAATTTATGTCGCCGAGTGCGACGAGCGCTACTACAGCGGGCGATACTGA
- the argC gene encoding N-acetyl-gamma-glutamyl-phosphate reductase yields the protein MSLTDTDKPTVSGATKPTVFVDGASGTTGLGIQERLREQGDVAVKNIAEDKRKDPAAKRALMEEVDLVILCLPDDAAKETVALIDTMGNAAPKVLDASTAYRVAPDWAYGFPELAPDQADKIRTAQKVSNPGCYPTGAIALLRPVVDAGLLPQDYPVTVNAVSGYSGGGKSMIASYEDGTAPAFELYGLGFEHKHVPEMQLYSRLTRRPIFIPSVGNYRQGMLVSVPLQLDVLPGKPTGADLQAALAKRYAGSRYVSVMPLQNEAAKSGRLEPEALNETNKLELYVFASDKHRQAVMVARLDNLGKGASGAAVQNMRLMLGLADS from the coding sequence ATGAGCCTCACCGACACCGATAAGCCGACCGTCAGCGGGGCGACCAAGCCCACTGTGTTCGTCGATGGCGCGTCCGGCACGACCGGCCTCGGCATTCAGGAACGGCTGCGCGAGCAGGGCGACGTGGCCGTGAAGAATATCGCCGAGGACAAGCGCAAGGATCCTGCGGCGAAGCGCGCGCTGATGGAGGAGGTGGATCTCGTGATCCTGTGCCTCCCGGACGATGCCGCGAAGGAGACCGTCGCGTTGATCGACACGATGGGGAACGCTGCTCCGAAGGTGCTCGACGCCTCGACGGCCTATCGGGTCGCGCCCGACTGGGCTTACGGCTTCCCGGAACTGGCGCCCGACCAGGCCGACAAGATCCGGACCGCGCAGAAGGTCTCGAACCCGGGCTGCTATCCGACCGGCGCGATCGCGCTGCTGCGGCCGGTGGTCGATGCCGGCCTGCTGCCACAGGATTATCCGGTCACGGTCAACGCCGTGAGTGGCTATTCGGGCGGCGGCAAGTCGATGATCGCGAGCTACGAGGACGGCACCGCGCCGGCATTCGAACTCTACGGGCTTGGCTTCGAGCACAAGCACGTGCCGGAGATGCAGCTCTACTCGCGGCTGACGCGGCGGCCGATCTTCATCCCGTCGGTCGGCAACTACCGGCAGGGCATGCTGGTCTCGGTGCCGTTGCAGCTCGACGTGTTGCCGGGCAAGCCGACCGGCGCCGACTTGCAGGCTGCGCTGGCGAAGCGCTACGCGGGAAGCCGCTACGTCTCTGTGATGCCGCTGCAGAATGAAGCCGCGAAGAGCGGCCGGCTCGAGCCGGAGGCGCTGAACGAGACCAACAAGCTCGAGCTCTACGTCTTCGCCAGCGACAAGCACCGCCAGGCCGTGATGGTCGCGCGGCTAGATAATCTGGGCAAGGGTGCCTCGGGCGCAGCCGTGCAGAACATGCGGCTCATGCTGGGGCTGGCCGACAGCTGA
- a CDS encoding FMN-binding negative transcriptional regulator: protein MYTPPVFKPDRAASLAFAGARGFGIACAWDGAKPIASALPFYLTYADDGTPRALFHVGRHNPLVKLAASTSWLLAINGADAYVSADWYVSPDQVPTWLYQTVHLTGPVRALSGHELAVHIDTLSAKFENRLLPKKPWTSGKMTAARLDAMKKVIVGLEMTVEEVEGSFKLNQHKSETDFAAVAGALAVQVDADAKEIAQLMRQARPDVFANETNELERSVP from the coding sequence ATGTATACGCCACCGGTATTCAAGCCCGACCGCGCCGCAAGCCTCGCCTTCGCGGGAGCGCGCGGTTTCGGCATCGCCTGCGCGTGGGACGGCGCAAAGCCGATCGCCTCCGCGCTGCCGTTCTATCTGACCTACGCGGATGATGGCACGCCGCGGGCGCTGTTTCATGTCGGCCGTCACAATCCGTTGGTAAAGCTGGCAGCCAGCACGTCCTGGCTGCTGGCCATCAACGGCGCTGACGCCTATGTATCGGCCGACTGGTACGTGTCTCCGGACCAGGTGCCGACCTGGCTCTATCAGACCGTCCATCTGACCGGACCGGTGCGGGCATTGTCGGGTCACGAACTCGCCGTTCACATCGATACGTTGAGCGCCAAGTTCGAGAACCGGCTGTTGCCCAAGAAGCCGTGGACGTCGGGCAAGATGACAGCCGCGCGGCTGGATGCCATGAAGAAGGTGATCGTGGGTCTTGAGATGACGGTGGAAGAGGTGGAGGGCAGCTTCAAGCTGAACCAGCACAAATCCGAGACCGACTTTGCAGCGGTCGCGGGCGCGCTTGCTGTGCAAGTGGACGCCGACGCGAAGGAGATCGCGCAGCTGATGCGGCAGGCGCGGCCTGATGTCTTTGCAAACGAAACGAACGAGCTCGAAAGGAGCGTGCCATGA
- a CDS encoding MBL fold metallo-hydrolase — translation MELTRRHALAGAAGIAAAPLLPEVSAIAAAPIADRQAPSFYRYKVGDILVTVVSDGKNVFKLEDSFIPNAKRDDVNAALDRAYMPRDMMTIYFAPLVINTGGKLVVIDTGNGALAKAGSKGTNGLFADNFVAAGFDPKNVDMVVISHFHGDHVNGLLTAEGTPVFPNAEVLVPAAEWKFWMDDGEMSRAPAGRMQGLFKNNRNIFEAGLKREVTPYEWGKEIAPGLTSVETIGHTPGHTSYVLASGSGKVFIQSDVTNNPNPFATHPGWHAFFDQDGDLAEKTRRRIYDMVVAERLQVQGFHYPFPGLGHVEKDGNGYRVIPAPWNPVI, via the coding sequence ATGGAACTGACACGACGTCACGCTCTCGCCGGCGCCGCTGGGATTGCAGCCGCGCCGCTGTTGCCCGAGGTCTCGGCCATCGCTGCGGCGCCGATCGCCGACAGGCAGGCGCCGAGCTTCTATCGCTACAAGGTTGGGGACATCCTTGTCACGGTGGTGTCGGACGGCAAGAACGTCTTCAAGCTGGAGGATTCGTTCATTCCCAACGCCAAGCGGGATGATGTGAACGCGGCGCTGGACAGGGCGTACATGCCACGCGACATGATGACGATCTATTTCGCGCCACTGGTGATCAACACCGGCGGCAAGCTTGTCGTGATCGACACCGGAAACGGCGCGCTGGCGAAGGCCGGCAGCAAGGGGACCAACGGCCTGTTCGCCGACAATTTCGTCGCGGCCGGCTTCGACCCCAAGAATGTCGACATGGTCGTGATCTCGCACTTCCACGGCGACCACGTGAATGGCCTGCTGACGGCCGAAGGCACGCCGGTGTTCCCGAACGCCGAGGTGCTGGTGCCCGCGGCCGAATGGAAATTCTGGATGGACGACGGCGAGATGAGCCGCGCGCCGGCCGGCCGCATGCAGGGCCTGTTCAAGAACAACCGCAACATCTTCGAGGCCGGTCTCAAGAGGGAGGTCACGCCGTATGAATGGGGCAAGGAGATCGCGCCGGGCCTGACCTCGGTCGAGACAATCGGGCACACGCCGGGCCACACCTCCTATGTCCTGGCGTCCGGCTCGGGCAAGGTCTTCATCCAATCTGACGTGACCAACAACCCGAATCCGTTCGCGACCCATCCCGGCTGGCACGCCTTTTTCGACCAGGATGGCGACCTGGCCGAGAAGACCCGGCGCCGCATCTACGACATGGTCGTGGCGGAGCGGCTCCAGGTGCAGGGCTTTCATTATCCGTTCCCGGGCCTCGGCCATGTCGAGAAGGACGGCAACGGCTACCGGGTGATCCCGGCGCCGTGGAATCCCGTGATCTGA
- a CDS encoding DedA family protein, with protein MEDFARALAEFVRHHQAWAAPIVLLLAFAESLAFISLLVPAWGALVAIGALIGASGIHFWPVWIAGGVGAALGDWVSYWFGYRYKEHVAKMWPLSRYPEILPRGEAFVSRWGVPSIFIGRFFGPLRASVPLAAGIFEMSYWPFQIANFVSALVWSAALLLFGDVIAQAIEWIWRAV; from the coding sequence ATGGAGGATTTTGCGCGCGCCCTGGCCGAGTTCGTGCGCCATCACCAGGCCTGGGCCGCTCCGATCGTCCTGCTGCTGGCGTTCGCCGAGTCGCTTGCCTTCATCTCGCTGCTTGTCCCTGCCTGGGGGGCGCTCGTTGCGATCGGCGCGTTGATCGGCGCCAGCGGAATCCATTTCTGGCCGGTATGGATCGCCGGCGGCGTCGGCGCTGCGCTCGGGGATTGGGTCTCCTACTGGTTCGGCTACCGCTACAAGGAGCACGTCGCGAAGATGTGGCCGCTGTCGCGCTATCCGGAGATCCTGCCGCGCGGCGAGGCGTTCGTCAGCAGGTGGGGCGTGCCCAGCATCTTCATCGGGCGCTTCTTCGGTCCGCTGCGGGCCTCGGTGCCGCTCGCCGCCGGCATTTTCGAGATGTCGTACTGGCCGTTTCAGATCGCCAATTTCGTTTCTGCGCTGGTCTGGTCCGCGGCACTGCTGCTGTTCGGCGACGTGATCGCGCAGGCCATCGAATGGATATGGCGGGCCGTGTGA
- the parE gene encoding DNA topoisomerase IV subunit B: MAKSLKQNAKSKSADDLFEAPEPKGRAPLKVAARSSGGAEAGYTAADIEVLEGLEPVRRRPGMYIGGTDEKALHHLFAEVIDNSMDEALAGHATFIEVELTADGFLTVTDNGRGIPVDPHPKFPKKSALEVIMCTLHSGGKFDSKVYETSGGLHGVGVSVVNALSSRLEVEVARSQKLYRMTFERGHPKGKLEDLGKVNNRRGTRIRFKPDTDIFGAKATFKPQRLFKMTRSKAYLFGGVEIRWHCDQELLRGIEDVPAEASFHFPGGLKDYLAAAIHADTLVHQDIFSGKSGRSGAHGACEWAVAWTADADGFLSSYTNTVPTPDGGTHESGLRSALLRGLKDHAERVGQGKRAASVTSEDVMVGAAVMLSVFVREPEFQGQTKDRLATAEAQRIVEQAMKDPFDHWLSANPNQANRLLDFVIDRAEERLRRRQEKETARKTAGKKLRLPGKLADCTDAGTEGSELFIVEGDSAGGSAKQARDRKTQAVLPLRGKILNVASAGKDKLMANAQLSDLVQAIGCGTLAHYREEDLRYQRIIIMTDADVDGAHIASLLITFFYRQMPRLIDEGHLYLAVPPLYKLTHGTKSVYARDDAHKDALLKSQFNANAKVDISRFKGLGEMMPTQLKETTMDPAKRTLLRVVLLADDREGTADSVERLMGTKAEARFAFISDKAEFASDDMLDV; the protein is encoded by the coding sequence ATGGCTAAGTCTCTAAAACAAAACGCTAAAAGCAAATCAGCCGACGACTTGTTCGAAGCCCCTGAACCGAAGGGGCGCGCGCCGTTGAAGGTCGCCGCCCGGTCCTCTGGGGGGGCTGAAGCCGGCTACACGGCGGCTGACATCGAGGTGCTGGAGGGTCTGGAGCCGGTCCGTCGGCGGCCTGGCATGTATATCGGCGGCACCGACGAGAAGGCGCTGCATCACCTGTTCGCCGAGGTGATCGACAACTCGATGGACGAGGCCTTGGCGGGCCACGCCACCTTCATCGAGGTGGAGCTGACCGCTGATGGCTTTCTGACGGTGACCGACAACGGCCGCGGCATTCCGGTCGACCCGCACCCGAAATTCCCGAAGAAGTCGGCGCTCGAAGTCATCATGTGCACGCTGCATTCGGGCGGCAAGTTCGACTCCAAGGTCTATGAGACTTCGGGCGGCCTGCACGGCGTCGGCGTCTCCGTCGTCAATGCCCTCTCCTCACGGCTCGAGGTCGAGGTCGCGCGCAGCCAGAAGCTCTATCGCATGACCTTCGAGCGCGGCCATCCCAAGGGCAAGCTCGAAGACCTCGGCAAGGTCAACAACCGCCGCGGCACCCGCATCCGCTTCAAGCCGGACACCGACATCTTCGGCGCCAAGGCGACCTTCAAGCCGCAGCGCCTGTTCAAGATGACGCGCTCGAAGGCCTACCTGTTCGGCGGCGTCGAAATTCGCTGGCACTGCGACCAGGAGCTGTTGAGGGGCATCGAGGACGTCCCGGCCGAGGCGAGCTTCCATTTCCCCGGCGGCCTGAAGGACTATCTCGCCGCGGCGATCCACGCCGACACGCTGGTGCATCAGGATATCTTCTCTGGCAAGTCCGGCCGCAGCGGCGCGCACGGCGCCTGTGAATGGGCGGTGGCCTGGACCGCGGACGCCGACGGCTTCCTGTCGTCCTACACCAACACCGTGCCGACCCCCGATGGCGGCACCCACGAAAGCGGTCTGCGCAGCGCGCTGCTGCGTGGTCTGAAGGACCACGCTGAGCGCGTCGGCCAAGGCAAGCGCGCGGCCTCCGTCACCTCGGAAGACGTGATGGTGGGCGCAGCCGTCATGCTCTCGGTGTTCGTGCGCGAGCCTGAATTCCAGGGCCAGACCAAGGATCGCCTCGCCACCGCCGAAGCACAGCGCATCGTCGAACAGGCGATGAAGGATCCGTTCGACCACTGGCTGTCGGCCAATCCGAACCAGGCCAACAGGCTGCTGGATTTCGTGATTGATCGCGCCGAGGAGCGGCTGCGCCGCCGCCAGGAGAAGGAGACCGCGCGCAAGACCGCGGGCAAGAAGCTCCGCCTCCCCGGCAAGCTCGCCGATTGCACCGACGCCGGGACCGAAGGCTCAGAGCTCTTTATCGTGGAAGGCGACTCGGCAGGCGGCAGCGCCAAGCAGGCGCGCGATCGCAAGACCCAGGCCGTGCTGCCGCTGCGCGGAAAGATTCTCAACGTCGCCTCCGCCGGCAAGGACAAGTTGATGGCCAACGCCCAGCTCTCCGACCTCGTGCAGGCGATCGGCTGCGGCACGCTCGCGCATTACCGCGAAGAGGATCTGCGCTATCAGCGCATCATTATCATGACCGACGCCGACGTCGACGGCGCGCATATCGCTTCGCTGCTGATCACCTTCTTCTACCGGCAGATGCCGCGGCTGATCGATGAGGGGCACCTCTATCTCGCCGTGCCACCACTCTACAAACTGACCCACGGCACCAAATCGGTCTACGCCCGCGATGACGCCCACAAAGATGCGTTGCTGAAGAGCCAATTCAACGCCAATGCGAAGGTCGACATCAGCCGCTTCAAAGGCCTCGGCGAGATGATGCCCACGCAGCTCAAGGAAACCACCATGGATCCGGCCAAGCGCACGCTGCTGCGGGTGGTGCTGCTGGCCGACGATCGCGAGGGCACCGCGGACTCGGTCGAGCGGCTGATGGGCACGAAAGCGGAAGCTCGCTTTGCCTTCATCTCCGACAAGGCCGAATTCGCGAGCGACGACATGCTCGACGTCTAA
- a CDS encoding porin family protein, with protein sequence MKKFLLALTAVAAMTASASAADLAARPYTKAPAPLPVAPSWTGFYIFGGGGGGLWDADTGIQSTTTGASILGFNQRQGGDGWFGTVGAGYDWQVSPSWVFGVFADGQFGSLKGTIQDQVGFLAGNIKNDYNWAAGVRLGYLIAPNVLSYVNAGYSNSHWKGTTLFDTASALPAGLHTNGFDRSGWFVGGGVENNLNFFGITAPGWFMKTEYRAAYYDSKAISELADGTNLSNGRDITFKPFVQTISTSLVYRFNWSGPVVAKY encoded by the coding sequence ATGAAGAAGTTTCTGCTCGCTCTGACCGCGGTTGCTGCGATGACGGCATCGGCGTCGGCGGCTGACCTTGCCGCCCGCCCCTACACCAAGGCTCCTGCCCCGCTCCCGGTGGCGCCGAGCTGGACCGGCTTCTACATTTTCGGCGGCGGCGGCGGCGGTCTCTGGGACGCTGACACCGGCATCCAGTCGACCACCACGGGTGCGAGCATCCTGGGCTTCAATCAGCGGCAGGGCGGCGACGGCTGGTTCGGCACGGTTGGCGCCGGTTACGACTGGCAGGTCAGCCCGAGCTGGGTCTTCGGTGTGTTCGCTGACGGCCAGTTCGGCAGCCTCAAGGGCACCATTCAGGATCAGGTCGGGTTCCTCGCCGGCAACATCAAGAACGACTACAACTGGGCTGCCGGCGTCCGCCTCGGCTACCTGATTGCGCCGAACGTCCTGTCGTACGTGAACGCCGGCTATTCCAACTCGCACTGGAAGGGCACGACGCTGTTCGACACGGCTAGCGCTCTGCCCGCCGGTCTGCACACCAACGGCTTCGATCGCAGCGGCTGGTTCGTCGGCGGCGGCGTCGAGAACAACCTGAACTTCTTCGGCATCACCGCGCCGGGCTGGTTCATGAAGACCGAATATCGCGCTGCCTACTACGACAGCAAGGCCATCTCCGAGCTGGCCGATGGCACCAACCTGTCAAACGGCCGCGACATCACCTTCAAGCCCTTCGTGCAGACCATCAGCACGTCGCTGGTCTACCGCTTCAACTGGAGCGGCCCGGTGGTCGCCAAGTACTGA
- a CDS encoding glucose 1-dehydrogenase yields MKKELFDLSGKVAVVTGGNGGIGLGMARGLADAGAAIAVVGRNEEKSRAAVEDFSQRGVKAIAVATDVTDKSAVAAMVERVVKELGRIDILINNAGMSIRKPPHELELDEWSKVIDTNLTSAFVCSKAAYPALKASGRGKVINIGSMMSIFGASFAPAYAASKGGIVQFTRACATAWAPDNIQVNAILPGWIDTDLTRGARQQVAGLHDRVLARTPAARWGAIDDFAGIAVFLASPASDFVTGTAIPVDGGYSIMA; encoded by the coding sequence ATGAAGAAAGAACTGTTCGATCTCTCCGGCAAGGTCGCTGTCGTCACCGGCGGCAATGGCGGCATCGGGCTCGGCATGGCGCGCGGCCTCGCCGACGCGGGTGCTGCGATTGCCGTCGTCGGCCGCAACGAGGAGAAGTCGCGAGCGGCCGTCGAGGATTTCAGCCAACGCGGCGTCAAGGCGATCGCGGTGGCAACCGACGTCACCGACAAGTCGGCGGTCGCTGCAATGGTCGAGCGTGTCGTCAAGGAGCTCGGCCGGATCGACATTCTCATCAACAACGCCGGCATGAGCATCCGCAAGCCGCCGCACGAGCTGGAGCTCGATGAGTGGAGCAAGGTCATCGACACCAACCTCACCAGCGCCTTCGTGTGCTCGAAGGCGGCCTATCCGGCGCTGAAGGCATCCGGCCGCGGCAAGGTCATCAATATCGGCTCGATGATGTCGATCTTCGGCGCGAGCTTCGCCCCGGCCTATGCCGCGAGCAAAGGCGGCATCGTGCAGTTTACCCGCGCCTGCGCCACGGCCTGGGCGCCGGACAACATCCAAGTCAATGCCATCCTCCCCGGCTGGATCGACACCGACCTGACGCGGGGCGCGCGCCAGCAAGTCGCCGGCCTTCACGACCGCGTGCTGGCGCGGACCCCGGCGGCACGCTGGGGCGCGATCGATGACTTCGCAGGCATCGCCGTGTTTCTGGCCTCACCAGCGTCAGACTTCGTCACCGGCACCGCCATCCCCGTCGACGGCGGCTATTCGATCATGGCCTAA
- a CDS encoding FAD-dependent oxidoreductase — protein MDAGNREQPKARSMKVRCCVVGGGPAGMMLGYLLGRAGIEVVVLEKHADFFRDFRGDTVHPSTLQVMDELGLIDGFLKLPHQQLQKLEGMFGGTPVRIADLSRVNIKYPFIAFMPQWDFLNFLRDSGKRFASLNVLMSTEATDLIRRGDTVAGVRAKTPDGTIDIEADLTIACDGRHSTVRACAGLAVEEIGAPMDVLWFRVGRRPDETENLFARVEPGRMLVTFDRGGYWQCAYVIAKGQYDAVKARGLPALLDDVVRIAPVLKSGIAEVKSFDDVKLLTVAINRLSRWARPGLLCIGDAAHAMSPVGGVGVNLAVQDAVATANILAAKLARGCPSEDELDAVRRRREFPVRVTQRMQVIAQSNIITVALKSGGQPLEVPLAVRVVTAVPWLQGLLARLVGVGVRPEHVHSPAQS, from the coding sequence ATGGATGCAGGCAATCGGGAGCAGCCGAAAGCGCGCTCGATGAAAGTGCGCTGTTGCGTGGTCGGGGGCGGCCCCGCCGGCATGATGCTCGGCTACCTGCTCGGACGCGCCGGGATCGAGGTCGTGGTGCTGGAGAAGCACGCCGACTTCTTCCGCGACTTCCGCGGCGACACCGTGCATCCCTCGACCTTGCAGGTGATGGACGAACTCGGGCTGATCGACGGCTTCCTGAAACTTCCGCACCAGCAATTGCAGAAGCTCGAGGGCATGTTCGGCGGCACGCCGGTGCGTATTGCCGACCTCAGTCGCGTCAACATCAAATATCCCTTCATCGCGTTCATGCCGCAGTGGGACTTCCTGAATTTCCTGCGCGACAGCGGCAAGCGCTTCGCGTCGCTGAATGTGTTGATGAGCACGGAGGCGACCGATCTGATCCGGCGCGGCGACACCGTCGCGGGCGTTCGCGCAAAGACGCCGGACGGGACGATCGACATCGAGGCGGATCTCACGATCGCCTGTGATGGTCGCCATTCCACGGTGCGCGCGTGTGCCGGACTCGCGGTCGAGGAGATCGGCGCGCCGATGGACGTGCTGTGGTTTCGCGTCGGGCGGCGGCCGGACGAAACGGAGAATCTGTTCGCGCGCGTCGAGCCCGGCAGGATGCTGGTGACGTTCGATCGTGGCGGCTATTGGCAATGCGCCTATGTGATCGCCAAGGGACAGTATGACGCCGTGAAGGCGAGGGGCTTGCCGGCGCTGCTCGACGATGTCGTACGGATCGCACCGGTCCTTAAATCAGGCATCGCCGAGGTGAAGAGTTTCGACGACGTCAAGCTGCTCACGGTGGCGATCAACCGACTGAGCCGCTGGGCCCGTCCCGGCCTGCTGTGCATCGGCGATGCCGCGCACGCGATGTCGCCGGTCGGCGGCGTCGGCGTCAACCTCGCGGTGCAGGACGCGGTCGCGACCGCCAATATCCTGGCGGCGAAGCTCGCGCGCGGCTGTCCGTCGGAGGACGAACTCGATGCCGTCAGGCGGCGGCGCGAATTTCCCGTGCGCGTGACGCAGCGCATGCAGGTGATCGCGCAAAGCAACATCATCACCGTGGCGCTGAAATCGGGCGGTCAGCCGCTGGAAGTACCGCTCGCCGTGCGGGTGGTCACGGCGGTGCCATGGCTGCAGGGGCTGCTCGCGCGCCTTGTCGGCGTGGGCGTGCGGCCCGAGCACGTGCATTCGCCGGCGCAGAGCTGA
- a CDS encoding AraC family transcriptional regulator, with product MQPRTTLLPLLESCFRDLVESSDAAPPANSTALVEALAHFALMERGVLRPGSRLAQQALRTGRLSLARRLIEQNLSRAALSPTLIADMLGISVRHMHVLFEATAMSFSQTVATLRIDRSRRLLRETPGRPIAEIAFASGFESLATFYRAFNAVEGMSPGDLSGDPARRAQHGLARRSMSAAILRNAPASSGAATRQVPLQPRPCDSASHLTGK from the coding sequence GTGCAGCCGCGGACGACGCTCCTGCCGCTGCTGGAATCCTGCTTCCGAGACCTCGTCGAAAGCAGCGATGCCGCACCTCCCGCCAACTCCACAGCACTGGTGGAGGCGCTGGCCCATTTCGCGCTGATGGAGCGCGGCGTCCTGCGCCCGGGCAGCCGGCTCGCGCAACAGGCGCTTCGAACCGGCCGCCTGTCGCTGGCCCGCCGCCTGATCGAGCAGAATCTGTCGCGGGCAGCGCTGTCGCCGACGCTGATTGCCGACATGCTCGGCATTTCGGTGCGGCACATGCACGTCCTGTTCGAAGCGACCGCGATGAGCTTCTCCCAGACCGTCGCTACGCTGCGGATCGATCGGAGCCGCCGTCTGCTGCGAGAGACGCCCGGGCGGCCGATCGCAGAGATTGCCTTTGCCAGCGGCTTCGAGAGCCTTGCGACGTTCTATCGGGCCTTCAACGCGGTCGAGGGCATGTCGCCGGGCGATTTATCGGGCGATCCCGCGCGCCGAGCCCAACACGGCCTTGCCCGTCGATCGATGAGCGCCGCGATCCTGCGGAACGCCCCGGCGAGTTCAGGAGCCGCCACGCGCCAGGTGCCGCTGCAGCCCCGCCCTTGCGACTCCGCCAGTCATTTGACCGGAAAATGA
- a CDS encoding DEAD/DEAH box helicase, which produces MSFSNLGLSNKVQTAVAAAGYTTPTPIQEQAIPHVLARRDVLGIAQTGTGKTAAFVLPMLTILEKGRARARMPRTLILEPTRELAAQVKENFDKYGAGQKLNVALLIGGVSFGDQDSKLMRGVDVLIATPGRLLDHTERGGLLLTGVELLVIDEADRMLDMGFIPDIERICKLVPFTRQTLFFTATMPPEISRVTEAFLHNPAKVEVSRPATTAVTVSQSQVPAGREPHEKREILRRLLREAKDLNNAIIFCNRKREVAILHKSLQKHGFSVGALHGDMDQTARMAALDQFRKGELPLLVASDVAARGLDIPAVSHVFNFDVPHHPDDYVHRIGRTGRAGRTGTAISIVTPLDSKSIAAIEKLIGQQIPRAEGDYTVHSEASDEAEAPRRSRSRDGSRDGARSGRKPRREREPRHEREPRQGGRNGAQPQAAAQHVPSIGRSEPRRPQREADHEPADHSHLPAFLLRPVRARV; this is translated from the coding sequence ATGTCCTTTTCCAATCTAGGCCTGTCCAACAAGGTCCAAACCGCAGTTGCGGCCGCAGGTTACACCACCCCCACCCCCATCCAGGAACAGGCGATCCCCCACGTTCTCGCCCGCCGCGACGTCCTCGGCATCGCCCAGACCGGCACCGGCAAGACCGCCGCCTTCGTTCTCCCGATGCTCACGATTCTCGAAAAGGGCCGCGCCCGGGCGCGAATGCCGCGCACCCTGATCCTCGAGCCGACCCGCGAGCTCGCCGCCCAGGTGAAGGAGAATTTCGACAAATATGGCGCCGGCCAAAAGCTCAACGTGGCGCTCCTGATCGGCGGCGTCTCGTTCGGCGACCAGGACTCCAAGTTGATGCGCGGCGTCGACGTCCTGATCGCAACGCCCGGCCGCCTGCTCGACCACACGGAACGCGGCGGCCTGCTGCTCACCGGCGTCGAGCTGCTGGTGATCGACGAGGCCGACCGGATGCTCGACATGGGCTTCATCCCCGACATCGAACGCATCTGCAAGCTCGTCCCCTTCACGCGGCAGACCCTGTTCTTCACCGCGACCATGCCGCCGGAGATCAGCCGCGTCACCGAGGCCTTCCTGCACAATCCGGCCAAAGTGGAAGTTTCCAGGCCCGCGACGACAGCGGTGACAGTGAGCCAGTCGCAGGTGCCCGCGGGCCGTGAGCCCCACGAGAAACGCGAAATCCTCCGCCGTCTGCTGCGCGAGGCCAAGGATCTCAACAACGCGATTATCTTCTGCAATCGCAAGCGCGAGGTCGCCATTCTTCACAAGTCGCTTCAGAAGCACGGCTTCAGCGTCGGTGCCCTGCACGGCGACATGGACCAGACCGCTCGAATGGCCGCGCTCGATCAATTCCGCAAGGGCGAACTGCCTCTGCTCGTGGCTTCCGATGTCGCCGCCCGCGGCCTCGATATTCCGGCCGTCAGCCACGTCTTCAACTTCGACGTGCCGCATCATCCCGATGACTATGTCCACCGCATCGGCCGCACCGGTCGCGCCGGACGGACCGGCACCGCAATCTCCATCGTCACCCCGCTCGACAGCAAGTCGATCGCCGCGATCGAAAAGCTGATCGGCCAGCAAATCCCGCGCGCCGAGGGTGACTATACCGTTCACAGCGAGGCGTCCGACGAGGCTGAAGCGCCGCGCCGGTCGCGCAGCCGCGATGGTTCACGCGACGGCGCCCGCAGTGGTCGCAAGCCGCGCCGCGAGCGCGAACCCCGCCATGAACGCGAGCCGCGTCAGGGCGGCCGCAACGGCGCCCAGCCGCAAGCGGCAGCGCAACACGTCCCCTCGATTGGTCGCAGCGAGCCGCGACGACCGCAGCGCGAGGCCGATCACGAGCCCGCCGACCATTCACATCTGCCAGCCTTCCTGCTGCGCCCGGTGCGTGCGCGGGTCTAG